The following are from one region of the Jeongeupia sp. USM3 genome:
- a CDS encoding cation:proton antiporter — protein MLAFTLPVALVLVLAATRLGGVLARACGQPAVIGEIAAGMLLGPTLLTGALPALGTLAFTPETVSLIGRIGDVGAVLFLFLLGAEFDLAALRHRPRAVLLASKLGMALPVALGGLAAWAASHWLAAPLPAMSLAFIALASGMTALPVLARIVTERGLAGTVIGNQAIACAVLTDALSWALLAALVFAWLPQHGAHGPAQLAAAAVYAVALFGPLRRRLAAMAPALAAGRAAALLEVPLYVAASAATSAWLGLHALLGAFAVGLLLPRNPQIVVRLQQLLSAPCRWLLPCFFAAIGLSTDLGVLLAGGLWWLALLMTAVAVIGKVGGCLAAGALSRMPRHDAWMLGILMNTRGMMELVVLNLGRQLGLIAEPYFSAMLLMAIATTVMTSPWLRAIEKKESLLKA, from the coding sequence ATGCTCGCCTTCACCCTGCCCGTCGCGCTCGTCCTCGTCCTCGCCGCCACCCGGCTCGGCGGTGTCCTTGCACGCGCCTGCGGCCAGCCGGCAGTCATCGGCGAAATCGCCGCGGGCATGCTGCTCGGGCCGACGCTGCTGACCGGCGCGTTGCCGGCACTCGGTACGCTCGCGTTCACGCCGGAAACGGTTTCGCTGATCGGCAGGATCGGCGATGTCGGCGCGGTGCTGTTCCTGTTCCTGCTCGGCGCCGAGTTCGACCTGGCCGCCTTGCGCCATCGTCCGCGCGCGGTGCTGCTGGCGAGCAAGCTCGGCATGGCGCTGCCGGTCGCGCTCGGTGGTCTGGCCGCGTGGGCTGCGTCGCACTGGCTGGCCGCACCGCTGCCGGCGATGTCGCTCGCCTTCATCGCGCTGGCCAGCGGCATGACGGCGCTGCCGGTGCTCGCGCGCATCGTCACCGAACGCGGTCTGGCCGGCACCGTGATCGGCAACCAGGCGATCGCCTGCGCGGTGCTGACCGACGCGCTGAGCTGGGCGCTGCTCGCCGCGCTGGTTTTCGCGTGGCTGCCGCAGCACGGCGCCCACGGCCCGGCACAGCTGGCCGCCGCCGCCGTCTACGCCGTCGCGCTGTTCGGCCCGCTGCGTCGCCGGCTCGCCGCCATGGCGCCGGCGCTGGCAGCCGGGCGCGCGGCCGCCCTGCTCGAGGTGCCGCTGTATGTCGCCGCATCGGCGGCCACCAGTGCCTGGCTGGGGCTGCACGCGCTGCTCGGCGCCTTCGCCGTCGGTCTGCTGCTGCCGCGCAACCCGCAAATCGTTGTACGATTGCAACAGCTGTTGTCGGCGCCGTGCCGCTGGCTGCTGCCGTGCTTTTTCGCCGCGATCGGCCTGTCGACCGACCTTGGCGTGCTGCTGGCCGGCGGGCTCTGGTGGCTGGCGCTGCTGATGACCGCGGTGGCGGTGATCGGCAAGGTCGGCGGCTGCCTCGCCGCCGGCGCCCTGAGCCGGATGCCGCGCCACGACGCGTGGATGCTCGGCATCCTGATGAACACGCGCGGGATGATGGAGCTGGTCGTCCTCAACCTCGGCCGCCAGCTCGGCCTGATCGCCGAACCGTATTTCTCGGCGATGCTGCTGATGGCCATTGCGACGACGGTGATGACGTCGCCATGGCTGCGGGCCATCGAGAAAAAAGAAAGCCTGCTGAAAGCGTAA
- a CDS encoding AMP-binding protein codes for MPDSWPGPWPLVDHAAGPAVIAWRGDAPITGATLLADVAAAARAVAALNAPQVVVFDSDSYRFAVWLLAAWQAGLAVTVPGDALPATRAALPMPWIGDIAAAALSTWPAAAPAGRTAAAPRGTPSLQVFTSGSTGQPCAITKTIAQLRNETDALEAAFGARIPKGARIVATVPHQHLYGLLFRVLWPLAAGRAFEAETIAYPEPLWALPAGPERVLVASPAILKRIPTVPDRGAIAARFAAVFSSGGPLPADANLAARALLGQRITEVYGSSETGGIAHRHEPYDAWTPQPGVEIALDDDGLLRVRSPFLADDGWHPTHDRAALDAGRFTLLGRADRIVKVEEKRVSLSRIERLLAGCAEVDTARALPISRQRDEIAAVVVLSAAGRDALERDGKALLDRRLRDALAADIERVGLPRRWRYVAELPHDGMGKTPEALLAALFAPPTGPRPTEPIVVETTADAAGATLTLNIDARLAHFDGHFDQTPVLPGVAQVDWAVLYGRRHFAIEGSFTGMRALKFQRIIQPGMSVTLTLGWDATKRQLAFAYASSAGAHSSGRLLFDGIVDGAGA; via the coding sequence ATGCCTGATTCTTGGCCGGGCCCGTGGCCCCTGGTCGATCACGCCGCCGGGCCGGCCGTCATCGCCTGGCGTGGCGATGCGCCGATCACCGGTGCAACGCTGCTCGCCGACGTCGCCGCCGCAGCGCGGGCCGTTGCGGCGCTCAACGCACCGCAGGTGGTCGTGTTCGACAGCGACAGCTACCGCTTTGCCGTCTGGCTGCTCGCCGCCTGGCAGGCCGGCCTCGCCGTCACGGTGCCCGGCGACGCGCTGCCGGCAACGCGCGCCGCGCTGCCCATGCCGTGGATCGGCGACATCGCCGCGGCAGCGCTGTCCACTTGGCCCGCGGCTGCACCGGCCGGCCGGACCGCCGCCGCGCCGCGCGGCACACCGTCGCTGCAGGTGTTCACGTCGGGATCGACCGGCCAGCCCTGCGCGATCACCAAGACCATTGCCCAGTTGCGCAACGAGACCGATGCGCTCGAAGCGGCGTTCGGCGCGCGCATCCCGAAGGGCGCGCGCATCGTCGCGACCGTGCCGCACCAGCACCTGTACGGCCTGCTGTTCCGCGTGCTGTGGCCGCTGGCCGCCGGCCGCGCCTTCGAGGCAGAGACGATCGCCTATCCCGAGCCGCTCTGGGCGCTGCCTGCCGGACCCGAACGGGTGCTCGTCGCCAGCCCGGCCATCCTCAAGCGCATTCCGACCGTGCCCGACCGCGGCGCGATCGCCGCGCGCTTTGCCGCGGTGTTCTCGTCGGGCGGGCCGCTGCCTGCGGACGCCAATCTCGCCGCGCGCGCGCTGCTCGGGCAGCGGATTACCGAGGTCTACGGCAGCTCCGAAACCGGCGGCATTGCCCACCGTCACGAACCGTACGATGCCTGGACGCCGCAGCCCGGCGTCGAGATCGCGCTCGACGACGACGGCCTGCTGCGGGTGCGCTCGCCCTTCCTCGCCGACGACGGCTGGCATCCAACCCACGACCGCGCCGCGCTCGACGCGGGCCGGTTCACCTTGCTCGGCCGTGCCGACCGCATCGTCAAGGTCGAGGAAAAGCGCGTGTCGCTGAGCCGGATCGAACGGCTGCTGGCCGGATGCGCCGAGGTCGACACCGCGCGGGCGCTGCCGATCAGCCGGCAGCGCGACGAAATCGCCGCCGTCGTCGTCCTCAGCGCCGCCGGCCGCGATGCACTCGAACGCGACGGCAAGGCGCTGCTGGACAGGCGGCTGCGCGACGCGCTCGCCGCCGACATCGAGCGTGTCGGCCTGCCCCGGCGCTGGCGCTACGTCGCCGAGCTGCCGCACGACGGCATGGGCAAGACACCCGAAGCGCTGCTCGCCGCGCTGTTCGCGCCGCCGACCGGGCCCCGTCCGACCGAGCCCATCGTCGTCGAGACCACCGCCGACGCTGCGGGCGCAACGCTGACCCTGAATATCGACGCGCGACTGGCGCATTTCGACGGCCATTTCGACCAGACGCCGGTGCTGCCCGGCGTCGCGCAGGTCGACTGGGCGGTGCTTTACGGCCGCCGGCATTTCGCCATCGAAGGCAGCTTCACCGGCATGCGTGCGCTGAAGTTCCAGCGCATCATCCAGCCGGGCATGAGCGTCACGCTGACGCTGGGCTGGGACGCCACCAAGCGCCAGCTCGCCTTCGCCTATGCATCAAGCGCCGGCGCGCATTCGAGCGGCAGGCTGCTTTTCGACGGGATCGTCGACGGAGCCGGGGCATGA
- a CDS encoding thioesterase family protein → MPFHDLDPMDVCWHGNYVRYFEYARTALLQALDYDYPQMRDSGYAWPVIELNIRYARPLVYQQRIEICAEIVEWENRLKIRYEIRDADTGARLTRGYTVQVAVEIATREMCFMSPPVLFDKLGEPVPC, encoded by the coding sequence GTGCCTTTCCACGACCTCGACCCGATGGACGTCTGCTGGCACGGCAACTACGTGCGCTACTTCGAGTACGCGCGCACCGCGCTGCTGCAGGCGCTCGATTACGACTACCCGCAGATGCGCGACTCCGGCTACGCGTGGCCGGTGATCGAGCTGAACATCCGCTATGCCAGACCGCTCGTCTACCAGCAGCGCATCGAGATCTGCGCCGAAATCGTCGAGTGGGAAAACCGGCTGAAGATCCGCTACGAGATCCGCGATGCCGATACCGGCGCCCGGCTGACCCGTGGCTACACGGTGCAGGTCGCCGTCGAGATCGCGACGCGCGAAATGTGTTTCATGTCGCCGCCGGTGCTGTTCGACAAACTCGGAGAACCCGTCCCATGCTGA
- the hutH gene encoding histidine ammonia-lyase, producing the protein MTNKSGSPLQDATRTGPVTFGAGRLGIADIAKLARREARPVLSGNAAFTGRIARGAAFLDKLLDVDGVIYGVTTGYGDSCTVAVPVSLAYELPQHLYTYHGCGYGEVFGDVETRAILAARLASLSQGYSGVSAGLLEQLAALLEHDILPRIPQEGSVGASGDLTPLSYVAAVLCGEREARLDGQPLPAAEALARFNLTPLKLRPKEGLAIMNGTAVMTGLACLAWERAEYLARLATRITALAVAASDGNPQHFDETLFAAKPHPGQQGVAGWLRFDLGDNKAGRNDHRLQDRYSLRCAPHVIGVLADALPFLRNVIENELNSANDNPLVDPDGERVLHGGHFYGGHIAFAMDSLKNLVANVADLLDRQMALLVDARYNHGLPANLSGATGPRAAINHGLKALQISASAWTAEALKNTMPASVFSRSTECHNQDKVSMGTIATRDALRVLQLTEQVAAAMLITVRQGLALRQATADGAMPLQPGADDFVRQLADDIAFINEDVALEPTLRRLVDGIQQQQWKLYE; encoded by the coding sequence ATGACGAACAAATCCGGCTCCCCTCTTCAGGATGCGACCCGCACCGGCCCGGTCACCTTCGGCGCAGGCCGTCTCGGCATCGCCGACATTGCCAAACTGGCGCGTCGCGAAGCCCGCCCGGTGCTATCCGGCAACGCGGCGTTCACCGGCCGCATCGCCCGCGGCGCGGCCTTCCTCGACAAGCTGCTCGACGTGGACGGCGTGATCTACGGCGTCACCACCGGCTACGGCGATTCGTGCACCGTTGCCGTGCCGGTCTCGCTCGCCTACGAGCTGCCCCAGCACCTGTACACCTATCACGGCTGCGGCTACGGCGAGGTGTTCGGCGATGTCGAAACCCGGGCGATCCTCGCCGCGCGGCTGGCATCGCTGTCGCAGGGTTACTCGGGCGTCAGCGCCGGCCTGCTCGAACAGCTCGCCGCGCTGCTCGAGCACGACATCCTGCCGCGCATTCCGCAGGAAGGCTCGGTCGGCGCCAGCGGCGACCTGACGCCGCTGTCCTACGTTGCAGCCGTGCTGTGCGGCGAACGGGAGGCACGTCTCGACGGCCAGCCGCTGCCGGCTGCCGAGGCACTGGCGCGTTTCAATCTCACGCCGCTGAAGCTGCGCCCCAAGGAAGGGCTGGCGATCATGAACGGCACTGCGGTGATGACCGGGCTGGCGTGTCTGGCGTGGGAGCGCGCCGAGTACCTGGCACGGCTCGCGACACGGATCACCGCGCTGGCGGTCGCCGCCAGCGACGGCAACCCGCAGCACTTCGACGAAACGCTGTTCGCCGCCAAGCCGCATCCGGGCCAGCAGGGCGTGGCCGGCTGGCTGCGCTTTGATCTCGGCGACAACAAGGCTGGCCGCAACGACCACCGCCTGCAGGACCGCTATTCGCTGCGCTGCGCGCCGCACGTGATCGGCGTGCTGGCCGACGCGCTTCCGTTCCTGAGGAACGTGATCGAGAACGAACTCAACAGCGCCAACGACAATCCGCTGGTCGATCCGGACGGCGAACGCGTGCTGCACGGCGGCCACTTCTATGGCGGCCACATCGCGTTCGCGATGGACAGCCTGAAGAACCTCGTCGCCAACGTCGCCGACCTGCTGGACCGGCAGATGGCGCTGCTGGTCGACGCGCGCTACAACCATGGCCTGCCGGCCAACCTGTCGGGCGCCACCGGCCCGCGCGCGGCGATCAACCACGGCCTGAAGGCGCTGCAGATCAGCGCGTCGGCGTGGACCGCCGAGGCGCTGAAAAACACCATGCCGGCGTCGGTGTTCAGCCGCTCGACCGAATGCCACAACCAGGACAAGGTGAGCATGGGCACGATCGCCACCCGCGATGCCTTGCGCGTGCTGCAGCTGACCGAGCAGGTCGCCGCGGCGATGCTGATCACCGTGCGCCAGGGCCTCGCGCTGCGTCAGGCCACCGCGGACGGCGCAATGCCGCTGCAACCCGGTGCCGACGATTTTGTGAGGCAGCTCGCGGACGACATCGCCTTCATCAACGAGGATGTCGCACTCGAACCCACGCTGCGACGCCTCGTCGACGGCATCCAGCAGCAGCAATGGAAACTATATGAGTAA
- a CDS encoding beta-ketoacyl synthase chain length factor, translated as MSTPPATALHFSLKQWSAWAPGLESRNAWLAWDGKPPGGETAPKVEAMPAMLRRRADRLGKMALEALYAPEIAYHGQPLIHASRHGEATRTVPLLQSLAAEGKVSPQAFSMAVHNATAGLFTIATRTHTPVSAIAAGAETALAGLVEACSQLADGAASVLLCYSDEPLPALYRRYADAPEAPFAMALDLVPGDDFRLEPGHAGGRDATPLELLHFFLSGAAVLPLAVRGGWTVVRSGEAA; from the coding sequence ATGTCCACTCCGCCCGCCACCGCACTGCACTTCAGCCTGAAGCAGTGGTCGGCGTGGGCGCCGGGTCTGGAGTCGCGCAATGCCTGGCTGGCCTGGGACGGCAAGCCGCCCGGCGGCGAGACGGCGCCGAAGGTCGAGGCGATGCCGGCGATGCTGCGCCGCCGCGCCGACCGGCTTGGCAAGATGGCGCTCGAAGCGCTCTATGCGCCCGAGATCGCTTACCACGGCCAGCCGCTGATCCACGCCAGCCGCCACGGCGAAGCAACGCGCACCGTGCCGCTGCTGCAATCGCTGGCCGCCGAAGGCAAGGTGTCGCCGCAGGCGTTCAGCATGGCCGTGCACAACGCCACCGCCGGGCTGTTCACGATCGCGACGAGGACGCATACACCGGTTTCGGCGATTGCCGCGGGCGCCGAGACCGCGCTGGCCGGTCTGGTCGAGGCGTGCAGCCAGCTCGCCGACGGCGCCGCCTCGGTGCTGCTGTGCTACAGCGACGAGCCGCTGCCCGCGCTGTACCGGCGCTACGCCGACGCGCCCGAAGCGCCGTTCGCGATGGCGCTCGACCTCGTACCCGGCGACGACTTCCGGCTCGAGCCGGGCCACGCCGGCGGCCGCGACGCAACGCCGCTCGAGCTGCTGCACTTTTTCCTGAGCGGCGCCGCTGTGCTGCCGCTCGCCGTGCGCGGTGGCTGGACCGTCGTCCGTTCCGGGGAAGCCGCCTGA
- a CDS encoding 1-acyl-sn-glycerol-3-phosphate acyltransferase, which yields MNLDRAWRIAATGFCFAVFGLGGLVILCVLLPLLQLVPGKTRRLHAAKNTLHYGMRLFTGLMAFVGVISYEVRGGEKLRRNGLFVLANHPSLIDVVLLMSLVRRPDCVVKAALWDNPFTCGPVRFAGFISNAGGPGVVDDCVASVRAGNNLIVFPEGTRSVPGRPLALQRGAANIAVRGPLAITPVVISVSEPMLTKGSKWYRVPQRKPHFILTVHDDVHPERLFDHEPALAARRLTDWLAQFFSRS from the coding sequence ATGAATCTCGACCGCGCGTGGCGGATCGCCGCCACCGGCTTCTGCTTTGCCGTGTTCGGCCTCGGCGGGCTCGTCATCCTCTGCGTGCTGCTGCCGCTGCTGCAGCTGGTACCGGGCAAAACCCGGCGGCTGCACGCTGCCAAGAACACGCTGCATTACGGCATGCGGCTCTTCACCGGACTGATGGCCTTCGTCGGCGTGATCAGCTACGAGGTCCGCGGCGGCGAGAAGCTGCGCCGCAACGGGCTGTTCGTGCTCGCCAATCACCCGTCGCTGATCGACGTCGTGCTGCTGATGTCGCTGGTGCGCCGGCCGGACTGCGTCGTCAAGGCGGCGCTGTGGGACAATCCCTTCACCTGCGGCCCGGTGCGTTTCGCCGGCTTCATCAGCAATGCCGGCGGCCCGGGCGTCGTCGACGACTGCGTCGCGTCGGTCCGCGCCGGCAACAACCTGATCGTGTTTCCCGAAGGCACGCGCAGCGTGCCGGGCCGGCCGCTCGCGCTGCAGCGCGGTGCGGCCAACATCGCCGTACGCGGCCCGCTGGCCATCACGCCCGTGGTCATCTCGGTGTCCGAGCCGATGCTGACCAAGGGCAGCAAGTGGTACCGTGTGCCGCAACGCAAACCGCATTTCATCCTGACGGTGCACGATGACGTGCACCCCGAACGGCTGTTCGACCACGAACCCGCACTGGCCGCGCGCCGGCTGACCGACTGGCTGGCGCAGTTCTTTTCACGGAGTTAG
- a CDS encoding outer membrane lipoprotein carrier protein LolA — translation MLKRLLALTLLLPALLPIGAHADTNGQLLQDVQKRLVDAPVIRGEFVQERQLVGVKKTLTANGHFVVEKKRGVVWHTVKPFDQRLQVARDEIVQKDGKETLMKLTADKEPVVRTVGGVLFSLFSGDLSGLAKHFDVKGDARGARWNLVLSPKDAGMARLIGNLKLAGDRTIEQVEMNAASGDVTRIRMSKVTTSTQMSAEDEADFD, via the coding sequence ATGCTGAAACGCCTGCTTGCGCTGACGCTGCTGCTCCCGGCGCTGTTGCCGATCGGCGCGCATGCCGACACCAATGGCCAGCTGCTGCAGGACGTGCAGAAGCGCCTCGTCGACGCACCGGTGATCCGCGGCGAATTTGTCCAGGAGCGGCAACTGGTCGGCGTGAAGAAGACGCTGACCGCGAACGGCCATTTCGTCGTCGAGAAAAAGCGCGGCGTCGTCTGGCATACGGTCAAGCCGTTCGACCAGCGGCTGCAGGTTGCCCGCGACGAAATCGTCCAGAAGGACGGCAAGGAGACGCTGATGAAGCTGACCGCCGACAAGGAACCGGTGGTGCGCACCGTCGGCGGCGTGCTGTTCTCGCTGTTCTCGGGCGACCTGTCCGGGCTGGCCAAGCATTTCGACGTCAAGGGCGACGCCAGGGGCGCGCGCTGGAATCTGGTGCTGAGCCCGAAGGACGCCGGCATGGCCAGGCTGATCGGCAATCTCAAACTCGCCGGCGACAGGACGATCGAACAGGTCGAGATGAATGCCGCCAGCGGCGATGTGACGCGGATCAGGATGAGCAAGGTGACGACATCCACACAAATGTCGGCCGAGGACGAGGCCGACTTTGACTGA
- a CDS encoding FeoA family protein produces MPRHAVILNLAQLQAQQPARVKAVGTSAELAQRLAALGLRPGRDVEVIRRGWLGGPLQLKVGGTEFMLRRAEAALIEVIEPSAAAVAPSRAVAALGDAT; encoded by the coding sequence ATGCCGAGGCACGCCGTGATCCTGAATCTCGCTCAACTGCAAGCGCAACAGCCGGCGCGCGTGAAGGCGGTCGGCACCTCGGCCGAACTGGCGCAAAGGCTGGCCGCACTCGGGCTGCGCCCGGGGCGCGACGTCGAGGTGATCCGCCGTGGCTGGCTCGGCGGCCCGCTGCAACTGAAGGTTGGCGGCACCGAGTTCATGCTGCGCCGGGCCGAGGCGGCGCTGATCGAGGTCATCGAACCGTCGGCCGCGGCCGTTGCGCCGTCGCGGGCGGTGGCAGCGCTGGGGGATGCGACATGA
- a CDS encoding glycosyltransferase family 2 protein encodes MSCIAVIPVYNHGGAIGAVVDALLAHGLPVLLVDDGSEAGCAAVLDALASRERVTLLRHAANQGKGAACASGFRQAAALGYSHALQIDADGQHDTGDVPRFLAAMAARPDAVIAGCPVYDDSVPKGRLYGRYATHVWVWINTLSLRITDSMCGYRIYPLAPTLPVLDRMPQARRMDFDPEVLVRLDWAGVPVVNLPTRVRYPADGVSHFDYWQDNVRISRMHARLFFGMLRRSPRLLARLAAGGAR; translated from the coding sequence ATGAGCTGCATTGCGGTAATCCCGGTCTACAATCACGGCGGCGCGATCGGCGCCGTCGTCGACGCATTGCTGGCGCACGGCCTGCCGGTGCTGCTCGTCGACGACGGCAGCGAAGCCGGCTGCGCCGCGGTGCTCGACGCGCTGGCCAGTCGTGAACGCGTCACGCTGCTGCGCCACGCGGCCAACCAGGGCAAGGGCGCGGCCTGCGCCAGCGGCTTTCGCCAGGCGGCGGCGCTCGGCTACAGCCATGCGCTGCAGATCGACGCCGACGGCCAGCACGACACCGGCGATGTGCCGCGCTTCCTCGCCGCAATGGCGGCCCGCCCCGACGCGGTGATCGCCGGCTGCCCGGTCTACGACGACTCGGTACCGAAGGGCCGACTCTACGGCCGCTACGCGACCCACGTCTGGGTGTGGATCAACACGCTGAGCCTGCGCATCACCGATTCGATGTGCGGCTACCGGATCTACCCGCTGGCGCCGACGCTGCCGGTGCTCGACCGCATGCCGCAGGCACGGCGCATGGACTTCGACCCCGAGGTGCTGGTGCGGCTCGACTGGGCCGGCGTGCCCGTCGTCAACCTGCCGACGCGGGTGCGCTATCCGGCGGACGGCGTCTCGCACTTCGACTACTGGCAGGACAACGTGCGGATCAGCAGGATGCACGCGCGGCTGTTCTTCGGCATGCTCCGGCGCTCGCCGCGGCTGCTCGCGCGGCTCGCGGCCGGCGGCGCACGCTGA
- a CDS encoding acyltransferase, which produces MARHWASVGEAGFAGGIRLLVGIYKLFGRWPFRLVLYPILSWYVLSHALARNASRDYLRRLHARSGGRTPAPTLANVLRHFAAFGETVLDKLLVWRGDLDDTEIRRDGAATMQAVIDAGRGGVIMTAHIGNFEMLRKLGETRRGIRLNILVHTKHAERFNRLLRETNPDAHIRLIQVTEISAATAVMLAERVEAGEFVVIAGDRVPVSLQPDTVGVPFLGAPAPFPVGPYVLAAILKCPLVALVASRRADHFHITVRLLAERVVLPRADRRGAIALLATGYAALLEAECLAAPLQWFNFYPFWSER; this is translated from the coding sequence ATGGCCAGGCACTGGGCGTCGGTCGGCGAGGCCGGCTTCGCCGGCGGCATCCGGCTGCTCGTCGGCATCTACAAGTTGTTCGGCCGCTGGCCGTTCCGGCTGGTGCTCTACCCGATCCTGAGCTGGTACGTGCTGAGCCATGCGCTCGCCCGCAACGCGTCGCGCGACTACCTGCGCCGGCTGCATGCGCGCAGCGGCGGCCGCACACCGGCGCCGACACTCGCCAACGTGCTGCGGCACTTCGCCGCCTTCGGCGAAACGGTGCTCGACAAGCTGCTGGTCTGGCGCGGCGACCTCGACGACACCGAGATCCGCCGCGACGGCGCCGCGACGATGCAGGCGGTGATCGACGCCGGCCGCGGCGGCGTGATCATGACCGCGCACATCGGCAACTTCGAGATGCTCCGCAAGCTCGGCGAAACGCGCCGCGGCATCCGGCTCAACATCCTCGTCCACACCAAGCACGCCGAGCGCTTCAACCGGCTGCTGCGCGAAACCAATCCGGACGCTCACATCCGGCTGATCCAGGTCACCGAGATCAGCGCCGCTACCGCGGTCATGCTGGCCGAACGCGTCGAGGCCGGCGAGTTCGTCGTGATCGCCGGCGACCGCGTGCCGGTGTCGCTGCAGCCCGATACCGTCGGCGTGCCTTTCCTCGGCGCGCCGGCGCCGTTCCCGGTCGGCCCCTACGTGCTTGCGGCCATCCTCAAGTGCCCGCTGGTCGCGCTGGTCGCCAGCCGCCGTGCCGACCATTTCCACATCACCGTGCGCCTGCTGGCCGAACGCGTCGTGCTGCCGCGCGCCGACCGCCGTGGCGCGATCGCGCTGCTCGCCACCGGCTATGCGGCGCTGCTCGAGGCCGAATGCCTCGCCGCGCCGCTGCAGTGGTTCAACTTCTATCCTTTCTGGTCCGAACGATGA
- a CDS encoding acyl carrier protein, whose product MQKQDIYDWIAKTLEETFEIAPERISLDARLYDDLDIDSIDAVDLIVKLQKHTGKRMQPDAFKSVRTVGDVVDAVHALLEA is encoded by the coding sequence ATGCAAAAGCAGGACATCTACGACTGGATCGCCAAGACCCTCGAAGAAACCTTCGAGATTGCCCCCGAGCGCATTTCGCTCGACGCCCGGCTCTACGACGACCTCGACATCGACAGCATCGACGCGGTCGACCTGATCGTGAAGCTGCAGAAGCACACCGGCAAGCGCATGCAGCCCGACGCGTTCAAGAGCGTCCGTACCGTCGGCGATGTCGTCGACGCGGTGCACGCGCTGCTCGAGGCCTGA
- a CDS encoding phosphopantetheine-binding protein, with protein MSDLAAEIKALIIESLNLEDLTPGDIDTDAPLFVEGLGLDSIDALELGVALQKRYGLSLSAESEETRKHFGSVASLAAFVAANRSK; from the coding sequence ATGTCCGACCTGGCTGCTGAAATCAAGGCGCTCATCATCGAGAGCCTCAACCTCGAAGACCTGACCCCGGGCGACATCGACACCGATGCGCCGCTGTTCGTCGAAGGCCTCGGCCTCGATTCGATCGACGCGCTCGAACTCGGCGTTGCGCTGCAAAAGCGCTACGGCCTGTCGCTGTCGGCCGAATCCGAGGAAACCCGCAAACACTTCGGCTCGGTCGCGAGCCTCGCCGCCTTCGTCGCGGCCAACCGCAGCAAGTAA